The genome window TCCCGCGCTGAAGCCGCTGGAGTCCGACAACCTCGACCTGGCGCTGGAGTGGTACTTCGCCGACGCGAGCTACCTGTCGGTGACGTACTGGAACAAGTCGGTCAACAACTTCATCGGCAACACCGTGGTGCAGGAGAATCTGTACGGCCTGCGCGATCCGACCTCCGGTCCGGACGCGAGGACGGCGCTGGCGTTCCTCACCAGCGGCGCCTGCCTGGCCCAGGTCGGCCCGGCCAATGCGGCGGCCTGCTCGGCCAACGATACCTCGCTGTTCACCGCGCTGGCCCTGCTGCGCAACAACCCGGCCGGCCTGGCCGCCTACAACGGCAGCGGCGCGCAGGTGCTGGCGACCGAAGCGGCCTACGATCTGTACGGCGAGGCCGACGACCCGCTGTACGAGTTCAACGTCAACCGTCCGATCAACCAGAACCAGGCCAAACTGCACGGCTGGGAACTCGGCGGGCAGTACTTCTTCGGCGATACCGGGTTCGGCGTCCTCGCCAACTACACCATCGTCAAGGGCGACGTGGGCTACGACAACGGCGGCGATCCGGGCGTGGACCAGTTCGCGCTGACCGGCCTGAGCGATACCGCCAACGCGGTGCTGATGTACGAGAAGTACGGTTGGTCGGTACGCCTGGCCTGGAACTGGCGCGACCAGTACCTGATCCTGGCCAACCAGGGCACCAGCCGCAATCCGTACTATGTGGAACCGTACGAACAGTGGGATCTCAGCGTGAACTACACGTTGAACGACAACTGGTCGTTCGGGCTGGAGGCGATCAACCTGACCGGCGAGGATGTGCGCTGGCGCTCGCGCACCTCGCAGATGATCGTGAAGCTGGCCGACCAGAGTCCGCGTTACATGCTGGGTGTGCGTTACAGGTTCTGAGGGAGCGGGGAGTTCTTCTTCGCATGTCGCCACGGGTGCCGCCGTTGTCGCGGCGGTGCCCGCGCAAGGCGCCCACCGGGAGTGCGCAACACGATGCCGCGTTACGAACTGCTCAACAACATCGCGCACCGCGACCTGCGCGTGGCCACCGACTTCGGGCCCGAGTACGGCGACGCGGTGGGCATGGTGCCGGCCTATCCGAGCGAGTTCGCCGAGCTGCAGCGGGAGTATCCGATCTTCCTGCGCAAGGACCCGGCGACGGGGGCGTGGCAGTCGGTGGCGCTGCTGGGCTTCGAGCAGCACGAGAACCTGTTCCTGCAGGAGCGGCGCTGGACGGCCTCGTATCTGCCGGGGGCGGCGGCCAAGGGGCCGTTCCTGATCGGATTCCAGGAGCAGTGGGTCGACGGCGTGCCGACCCGGGAGGCGGTCCTGCACGTGGACATGGAGCATCCGCGGGTGACCGCGATGCAAGGCGAGCCGGTGTTCCTGCCGCAAGGGGGCAATACGGCCTATCTCGACCACATCGCCGGTGTGCTGCGCGGCCTTCATGAGGGCCATGCCTTCGGCGCGGATATGTTCGCCGCGCTCGATGCGCGCGGGCTGATCCAGCCGGTGGCGCTGGACGTGCAACTCGATGCGCAGCACCGGGTCGGCGTCGAGGGCCTGCACGCGATCGACCGCGAACGCCTGGCGCAGCTGGACGGCGCCGCGCTGGCCGAGCTCAACCGCGCCGGGTATCTGGAAGGGGCGTACCTGATGCTGGCCTCGCTGCACAACATGCGGCGCCTGATCGCCGAGAAGCAGCGCCGCCTGCGCCTGCAGGATGCCGCGGTCGCGGCGGGCAGGAACTGACCATGCCGGACGGCGGGGCCATGCGGATCCTCGAGGGCGTGCAGCCCACGGCGCTGCCGCTGCAGACGCTGGTGGCGGCCGGGGAGCCGGTGGTGCTGCGTGGCATCGCGCGCGACTGGGGACTGGTCCAGGCCGGGGTGCGCTCCACCCAGGAGGCGTTGGCCTACCTGCGCGGCTTCGATGCCGGCACGCCGGTGCCGTATTCCTTCGGCGGGCCCGAGATCGAAGGGCGTCCGTTCTACAACGCCGATTTCACCGAGTTGAACTTCGAGGTCCGGCGCGCAACGCTGAGCCAGGTGCTGGACGCGCTCGCCGACACCTTCGAGGATCCGCGGCCGCCCACCTACTATGTCGCGTCGCTGCGGACCGAGCGGGCGCTGCCCGGCTTCGCGCAGGCCAACGACGCCGGCCTGGCGGCGTTGGGGATCGACGCGCCGCCGAGCATCTGGATCGGCAACCGGGTGACGGCGTCCTGCCATTTCGATACCCCGGACAACCTCGCCTGCTGTGCGGTGGGCCGGCGCCGCGTCACCCTGTTTCCGCCGGAGCAGATCGACAACCTGTATCCGGGGCCGCTGGAACCCACGCCGGGTGGGCAGGTGGTCAGCGTGGTGGACATCGACCGCCCCGACTTCGCGCGTCATCCGCGTTTCCGCGATGCCCTTGCCAGCGCACGGCATGCCGAGCTGGAGCCCGGCGATGCTCTCTTCATCCCCAGCATGTGGTGGCACCACGTGCGCAGCCTGGCGCCGTTCAACGTGCTGGTGAACTACTGGTGGCGCAGTGCGCCGGCGTTCCTGCCGTCGCCGCTGCCGGCACTGCAGCACGCGATGTGGGCGTTGCGCGATCTGC of Xanthomonas sacchari contains these proteins:
- a CDS encoding cupin-like domain-containing protein — its product is MRILEGVQPTALPLQTLVAAGEPVVLRGIARDWGLVQAGVRSTQEALAYLRGFDAGTPVPYSFGGPEIEGRPFYNADFTELNFEVRRATLSQVLDALADTFEDPRPPTYYVASLRTERALPGFAQANDAGLAALGIDAPPSIWIGNRVTASCHFDTPDNLACCAVGRRRVTLFPPEQIDNLYPGPLEPTPGGQVVSVVDIDRPDFARHPRFRDALASARHAELEPGDALFIPSMWWHHVRSLAPFNVLVNYWWRSAPAFLPSPLPALQHAMWALRDLPAREKQAWATLFDYYVFGPGERAGQHLPEAARGELAPFDEARARRTRAQLLARLNR
- a CDS encoding SapC family protein — encoded protein: MPRYELLNNIAHRDLRVATDFGPEYGDAVGMVPAYPSEFAELQREYPIFLRKDPATGAWQSVALLGFEQHENLFLQERRWTASYLPGAAAKGPFLIGFQEQWVDGVPTREAVLHVDMEHPRVTAMQGEPVFLPQGGNTAYLDHIAGVLRGLHEGHAFGADMFAALDARGLIQPVALDVQLDAQHRVGVEGLHAIDRERLAQLDGAALAELNRAGYLEGAYLMLASLHNMRRLIAEKQRRLRLQDAAVAAGRN